The Lacipirellula parvula genome window below encodes:
- the ispD gene encoding 2-C-methyl-D-erythritol 4-phosphate cytidylyltransferase — protein MPKFAVILPAAGRSSRFRDPHYKKPFANLGGRAVWLHSAERFLNRKDVKQVIIVVSEEDREEFGRKFGANLAIMGVEVCLGGAERTDSIQNALAKVNDDIDFVAIHDAARPCTADKLVDQVFAAAEQHGAAILAVPVAATLKRAAKGQPTLIGETVDRAGLWEAQTPQVFRRELINKAYAARTAALTDDAQLVEKLGVPVALVEGSPMNLKITTKDDLRLAEQIVKVLPKAKPEGFSHPFAGDDLWR, from the coding sequence ATGCCCAAATTCGCCGTCATCCTTCCCGCCGCCGGTCGCAGCAGCCGCTTCCGCGATCCCCACTACAAAAAGCCGTTCGCCAACCTCGGCGGCCGCGCCGTTTGGCTCCACTCGGCCGAGCGATTTCTCAATCGCAAAGACGTGAAGCAGGTGATCATCGTTGTTTCGGAGGAGGACCGCGAAGAGTTCGGCCGCAAGTTTGGCGCGAATCTCGCGATCATGGGCGTCGAGGTCTGCCTCGGCGGCGCCGAGCGGACCGACTCGATTCAGAATGCGCTCGCCAAGGTGAACGACGACATCGACTTTGTCGCGATCCATGACGCCGCGCGGCCCTGCACGGCAGATAAGCTTGTTGACCAAGTGTTCGCCGCCGCTGAACAACATGGCGCCGCGATCTTGGCGGTGCCGGTTGCCGCAACGCTCAAGCGGGCCGCGAAGGGCCAGCCGACGCTGATCGGCGAAACGGTCGACCGCGCCGGCCTGTGGGAAGCGCAAACGCCGCAAGTCTTCCGCCGCGAACTCATCAACAAAGCCTACGCCGCTCGCACCGCGGCTCTCACTGACGACGCCCAACTCGTCGAGAAGCTGGGCGTCCCCGTGGCCCTCGTCGAGGGCTCGCCGATGAACCTGAAAATCACCACGAAGGACGACCTGCGGCTGGCCGAGCAAATCGTGAAGGTCCTCCCCAAAGCAAAGCCCGAAGGCTTTTCGCATCCCTTCGCCGGCGACGACCTCTGGCGGTAG
- a CDS encoding RNA polymerase sigma factor, producing the protein MALSDIDRNLLERCLARKPRAWEDFVDRFTGLVIHVVNHTARCRSLMLSSADREDLTAEVLLAIVRDDFAVLRHFRGKSSLATYLTVVARRVVVRKLVDTRTATPLGSADVAADGSANEQRMTDREEVEALMEHLDDSEAAVVRMYHLEGKTYQEISRTTGMPTNSVGPMLTRARAKLRNASAR; encoded by the coding sequence GTGGCGCTTTCCGACATCGACCGCAATCTGCTGGAACGCTGCCTCGCCCGCAAACCGCGGGCGTGGGAAGATTTCGTAGATCGCTTCACCGGCCTCGTGATTCACGTTGTGAACCACACCGCTCGCTGCCGCTCGCTGATGCTCAGCTCGGCTGATCGCGAAGACCTCACCGCGGAAGTTTTGCTAGCAATCGTCCGCGACGACTTCGCCGTGCTCCGCCACTTCCGCGGCAAGAGTAGCCTGGCGACGTACCTCACCGTGGTAGCCCGCCGGGTCGTCGTGCGGAAGCTCGTCGACACCCGCACGGCCACGCCGCTTGGCTCAGCCGACGTCGCCGCCGACGGCTCCGCCAACGAACAGCGGATGACCGACCGCGAAGAGGTGGAAGCTCTCATGGAACACCTCGACGACAGCGAAGCCGCCGTCGTCCGGATGTACCACTTGGAAGGTAAAACTTACCAAGAGATCAGCCGCACCACCGGCATGCCGACCAACAGCGTCGGCCCAATGCTGACGCGAGCCCGCGCCAAGCTTCGCAACGCGAGCGCCAGGTAG
- a CDS encoding DUF819 domain-containing protein — MDHAYISSNATILAVLTGICAFYFWLEKATRWPLFNYVPPLVFIYLTPVILANSGNVLTHFRDRGAETPTTAAPLAAIPNVLPTESPAYDVINDYALPMMLVLMLLNVDVAGAVRVVGKGVGVMLIGALGVVVGAVVGYACVKQWLGPDAWKAYAALTGSWVGGTGNLAAVAEATGANGTQFGLAVLADTALLLIWLPVMLASKKIAEPFARFAKVDAERVAHHDAMSAATQLDGRPPNYQDFLLLLFTAFAVTAFALWSTQSLTAKFAEYDRVWPVQFSESTARILLITTISIGLSFTRLRHVPSSRHLGMALVFIFMARTGATADLAQAADQAVPFLVGATICIFIHGFFCLAAAKVLRVDIHTAAIASAANVGGIATASCVAAHHKESLMPAAVLLALLGYAIGNYAGLLTAAICESL, encoded by the coding sequence ATGGATCACGCTTACATCTCCAGTAACGCCACGATCTTGGCGGTGCTTACCGGCATCTGTGCGTTTTATTTTTGGTTGGAGAAGGCGACGCGCTGGCCGCTCTTCAACTATGTGCCGCCGCTGGTGTTCATCTATCTGACGCCGGTGATTTTGGCGAATAGCGGGAACGTGCTCACTCACTTTCGTGATCGCGGAGCAGAGACGCCGACGACTGCCGCCCCGCTCGCGGCGATTCCGAATGTGCTGCCAACTGAATCGCCGGCGTACGACGTGATCAACGATTATGCGCTGCCGATGATGCTCGTACTGATGTTGCTGAACGTCGACGTCGCGGGGGCGGTGCGCGTCGTCGGCAAAGGGGTGGGCGTCATGCTCATTGGCGCGCTCGGCGTCGTGGTGGGCGCTGTGGTGGGTTACGCTTGCGTGAAGCAATGGTTGGGGCCCGATGCTTGGAAGGCCTATGCGGCGCTCACTGGGAGTTGGGTTGGCGGCACGGGTAACCTGGCCGCCGTCGCCGAGGCGACTGGCGCCAACGGCACGCAATTTGGATTGGCAGTACTTGCAGATACTGCCCTATTGCTCATTTGGTTGCCGGTGATGCTGGCCTCGAAGAAAATCGCCGAACCGTTCGCGCGGTTCGCGAAGGTCGACGCCGAGCGCGTCGCCCACCACGATGCGATGTCAGCGGCGACGCAACTCGATGGCCGGCCGCCGAACTATCAAGACTTTCTGCTGCTGCTGTTCACCGCGTTCGCTGTGACGGCGTTCGCGCTCTGGTCGACGCAATCATTGACAGCGAAGTTCGCTGAGTACGACCGCGTTTGGCCAGTGCAATTCAGCGAGAGTACGGCTCGCATTTTACTGATTACCACGATCAGCATCGGTCTGTCGTTCACGAGGTTGCGGCACGTACCGTCGAGCCGCCATTTAGGCATGGCGCTCGTGTTCATCTTTATGGCAAGAACCGGCGCCACCGCCGATCTCGCCCAAGCGGCCGATCAAGCCGTGCCGTTCTTGGTTGGCGCGACGATCTGCATCTTCATCCACGGCTTTTTCTGCCTCGCGGCGGCGAAGGTGCTGCGCGTCGATATCCACACGGCGGCGATTGCGAGCGCCGCGAACGTTGGCGGCATTGCCACGGCGTCGTGCGTTGCGGCGCATCACAAGGAAAGCCTGATGCCGGCGGCGGTGCTACTGGCGCTGTTGGGCTACGCGATCGGCAACTACGCGGGGCTGTTGACCGCCGCGATCTGCGAGAGTTTGTAG
- a CDS encoding thermonuclease family protein: protein MRRYRRSYWRELAAIVGVIVLGLFRWWSGDWTLDSPRPSGGNGGRSGSGGVATSQAGLEPGLYRVERVVDGDTLLLEGHRRLRLQGVNSPESVKPDWPVEPFGPEASAFTKQFVRDAGNQLRIEVDGESVDRHGRYLAFAWSGDRMLNEELVRAGLARATLGYDFSPRKKEVLRRAQQEAKRARRGIWSAN from the coding sequence ATGAGACGCTATCGCCGGTCGTATTGGCGGGAACTCGCCGCGATCGTGGGCGTGATTGTGCTCGGACTGTTCCGATGGTGGAGCGGCGATTGGACGCTCGATTCGCCGCGGCCAAGTGGTGGTAACGGTGGCCGCAGCGGTAGCGGCGGAGTTGCGACTTCACAGGCGGGCTTGGAGCCTGGCCTCTACCGCGTCGAGCGCGTCGTCGATGGCGATACGCTGCTGCTCGAAGGCCATCGCCGTCTGCGGCTGCAAGGGGTCAACTCGCCCGAGTCGGTGAAGCCTGACTGGCCCGTGGAACCGTTTGGGCCCGAGGCGAGTGCGTTTACGAAGCAGTTCGTCCGCGATGCGGGTAATCAACTGCGCATCGAAGTTGATGGCGAGTCGGTTGATCGGCACGGGCGGTATCTCGCGTTTGCGTGGAGCGGCGACCGGATGCTGAATGAGGAGCTTGTTCGCGCGGGACTTGCGCGGGCGACGTTGGGGTACGACTTCAGCCCGCGGAAGAAGGAAGTGCTGCGGCGCGCGCAGCAAGAAGCCAAGCGTGCGCGGCGCGGGATCTGGAGCGCGAACTAG
- a CDS encoding tyrosine-type recombinase/integrase — MRAWLFQDSRQKSKLGDKCPWSVGWYDPDGKKRSKRVGSKSLAEKHQRKIEGQLAAGTYSATERTTWKSFREEYDRRIVAGMPAGSREQRLVALKHFERIVRPAKLTAIKTQTIDDYIAARRLERGRKQGSTVSPACINKELRELRAVINMAKDWEYLAKSPKFHFVLEQHREPTFVPAEHFAAIYDACDAARLPANLPYPAADWWRALLTFTYMTGWRVGEPMSLQRSELDLDAGKATLRAQNNKGRRGEVVPLHPVVVEHLRTIASFEPTVFPWYYNRRSLWSEFLRIQEAAGINLPCLGDHVHTPSCYVYGFHDLRRAFATANAATLAADELQRLMRHRCFATTQKYVSMAARVNAAVDKLVVPARLQKVAT, encoded by the coding sequence ATGCGAGCATGGCTATTCCAAGACTCACGCCAGAAGTCAAAGCTCGGCGACAAATGCCCCTGGTCGGTCGGCTGGTACGACCCCGACGGCAAGAAGCGATCAAAGCGCGTCGGCTCGAAGTCGTTGGCGGAGAAGCATCAGCGAAAGATTGAGGGGCAGCTTGCGGCGGGCACCTACTCCGCCACCGAGCGGACCACCTGGAAGTCATTCCGGGAGGAGTACGATCGGCGGATCGTCGCGGGCATGCCCGCCGGCTCACGGGAGCAGCGGCTCGTCGCGCTCAAGCACTTCGAACGGATCGTGAGGCCTGCGAAGCTGACGGCTATCAAGACGCAGACGATCGACGACTACATCGCCGCTCGGCGTCTTGAGCGTGGCCGGAAGCAGGGGAGCACCGTCTCGCCAGCGTGCATCAACAAAGAACTGCGCGAACTCCGCGCCGTGATCAACATGGCGAAGGACTGGGAATATCTCGCCAAGTCGCCGAAGTTCCATTTCGTGCTCGAGCAGCACCGCGAGCCGACGTTCGTCCCGGCCGAGCACTTCGCCGCGATCTACGACGCGTGCGACGCCGCACGGCTGCCGGCGAACCTACCGTACCCCGCCGCCGATTGGTGGCGGGCGCTGCTCACGTTCACCTACATGACTGGCTGGCGCGTAGGTGAGCCGATGTCGCTCCAGCGGTCGGAACTAGACCTCGATGCAGGCAAGGCGACGCTCCGCGCTCAGAATAACAAGGGGCGCCGCGGAGAGGTTGTGCCGCTCCATCCCGTCGTGGTTGAGCACCTGCGAACGATCGCGAGTTTCGAGCCGACGGTCTTCCCCTGGTATTACAACCGCCGGTCGCTCTGGAGCGAGTTCCTGCGGATCCAAGAGGCGGCCGGCATTAACCTGCCATGCCTCGGTGACCACGTTCACACACCGTCCTGCTACGTGTACGGCTTCCACGATCTGCGTCGCGCGTTCGCTACTGCCAACGCCGCGACGCTTGCAGCAGACGAGCTACAGCGGCTCATGCGGCATCGCTGCTTCGCGACGACGCAGAAGTACGTGAGCATGGCCGCGCGAGTGAACGCTGCCGTCGACAAGCTCGTCGTTCCCGCACGCCTTCAGAAGGTCGCGACGTGA
- a CDS encoding 2-isopropylmalate synthase — protein MSTSDSRRIIIFDTTLRDGEQSPGCSMNLDEKLEVAQALVDLGVDVIEAGFPIASPGDFESVRRIAQTVRGATICGLARCNDKDIDRAGEALKGAPDTRIHVFLATSAIHREFKLRMGMDEIVERAVAGVKRARGWCDNIEFSPEDAARTEPDFLCRVVEAAIAAGATTVNIPDTVGYATPAHYGGVIRNLRERVPNIDKAVISVHCHNDLGLAVANSLAAIEAGAGQVECTINGLGERAGNCSLEEVVMALRTRHDYYKADTRINTPRLVPTSRLVSGITGMVVQRNKAIVGRNAFAHEAGIHQDGMLKERSTYEIMRPEDVGFTKTDLVLGKHSGRAALADRATALGYHLTSEQLDSVFEAFKKLADKKKEIYDGDIAALIEQRNAEIFDAWQFVSYEVQASSGASPTVTLTVRRGNEEQKQTETYGDGPLDALFHAIETLTGISAVLRDYRVQSATRGKDAVAEAMVELEYNGQLYRGRGTSTDTVEASTCAQLNAINRIASGAGQPIAERPDQV, from the coding sequence ATGTCCACCTCCGACTCACGCCGGATCATCATCTTCGACACGACGCTCCGCGACGGCGAGCAATCGCCGGGCTGCAGCATGAACCTCGACGAAAAGCTCGAGGTCGCGCAGGCGCTGGTCGATCTGGGGGTCGACGTGATCGAAGCGGGCTTCCCGATTGCGTCGCCCGGCGACTTTGAATCGGTGCGGCGGATTGCCCAAACGGTGCGTGGCGCCACCATCTGCGGCCTCGCTCGTTGCAATGACAAAGACATCGACCGCGCCGGCGAAGCGCTCAAAGGAGCGCCCGACACGCGGATCCACGTCTTCCTCGCGACGAGCGCGATTCACCGCGAGTTCAAACTTCGCATGGGGATGGACGAGATCGTCGAGCGGGCCGTCGCCGGCGTGAAGCGGGCCCGCGGCTGGTGCGATAACATCGAGTTCTCGCCTGAGGACGCGGCTCGCACCGAGCCCGACTTCCTCTGCCGCGTGGTCGAAGCCGCCATCGCCGCCGGCGCCACGACGGTCAACATTCCCGACACCGTCGGTTACGCGACCCCCGCCCACTACGGCGGCGTCATTCGCAACCTCCGCGAACGCGTGCCGAACATCGACAAGGCGGTCATTAGCGTCCACTGCCACAACGACCTCGGCCTCGCCGTAGCCAATAGCCTCGCGGCCATCGAAGCAGGCGCCGGGCAAGTGGAGTGCACGATCAACGGCCTCGGCGAGCGGGCCGGAAACTGTTCGCTCGAAGAAGTGGTGATGGCCCTCCGCACCCGCCACGATTACTACAAAGCCGACACACGAATCAACACGCCCCGCTTGGTGCCGACGAGCCGGCTTGTCTCCGGCATCACCGGCATGGTGGTGCAGCGGAACAAGGCGATCGTCGGCCGTAACGCCTTCGCCCACGAGGCCGGCATCCACCAGGACGGCATGCTCAAGGAACGCTCGACCTACGAAATCATGCGGCCCGAGGACGTCGGTTTTACGAAAACCGACTTGGTCCTCGGCAAGCACTCGGGCCGCGCCGCGTTAGCGGACCGGGCGACCGCACTCGGCTACCACTTAACGTCTGAGCAGCTCGACTCGGTGTTCGAAGCGTTCAAGAAGCTCGCCGACAAGAAAAAGGAAATCTACGACGGCGACATCGCGGCCCTCATCGAACAGCGGAACGCCGAGATCTTCGATGCGTGGCAGTTCGTCAGCTACGAAGTGCAGGCCTCGAGCGGCGCCTCGCCGACCGTAACGCTCACCGTCCGCCGCGGCAACGAAGAGCAAAAGCAAACCGAGACCTACGGCGACGGCCCGCTCGATGCACTGTTCCACGCGATCGAAACGCTCACCGGCATCTCGGCGGTGTTGCGAGACTACCGCGTTCAGAGTGCGACCCGCGGCAAAGATGCCGTTGCCGAAGCGATGGTCGAGTTGGAGTACAACGGCCAGCTGTACCGCGGCCGCGGGACTTCGACTGATACCGTCGAGGCGAGCACCTGTGCTCAGTTGAATGCGATCAATCGGATTGCGAGCGGCGCGGGTCAGCCGATTGCGGAGCGGCCGGACCAGGTTTGA
- a CDS encoding YifB family Mg chelatase-like AAA ATPase, protein MASRKVQDREQRFAELLRRDHTLNGGVLVGLDGYFIEIQARAVEVLREPMPFEAKWQNGRTTTITGMATGAVKESLQRISGAFAKLGVNSSDVRILVNLAPADLPKYGTWLDLPLAIILLQASGYLPDLPDHIEGNFVLMGELGIHGEVRRIPGALSLACRAKPGQSLIVPAGNEKECALIMAKPGHEGCGVFAVSTIDEVIDFFKGKRSLDNALKEKISFESAIPQSVDFGRVKGQKAAREAAVISAAGGHNLLLIGPPGEGKSLIASAIPGILPRLNNEEKVELTRIYSACGKLAHDAMAVTRRPMRPVHHSASLPSLVGGGSGTPNPGEVTLAHLGVLFLDEIAEFSRHTLEALRQPIEQGWVTISRVGGTLQFPCQFTLVAAMNPCPCGFFGSDKCVCNDAAIDKYQSRISGPLLDRIDLQVELKALTTDERFSPSEDGVSPRLRAKVEKARERQLKRFEGSSIPFNAAIPGGHVADFCNFSPAGFDRFKETIDSRSLSTRSMDRFAKVSRTVADLEDSDHVEPSHLDTAARFVIGGMLRDRC, encoded by the coding sequence ATGGCGTCTCGAAAAGTACAAGATCGCGAGCAGCGTTTCGCTGAACTCCTTCGGCGCGATCACACACTCAACGGGGGTGTGCTCGTAGGACTTGATGGATACTTCATTGAAATTCAAGCGCGCGCGGTCGAGGTTCTTAGAGAGCCGATGCCATTCGAGGCTAAGTGGCAGAATGGCCGGACCACAACGATAACCGGTATGGCTACAGGCGCGGTGAAAGAGTCGCTGCAGAGAATCAGCGGCGCGTTCGCTAAGTTGGGGGTCAATAGCTCGGATGTTCGCATCCTAGTGAATCTTGCTCCGGCCGATTTGCCGAAGTACGGGACGTGGCTTGATCTGCCGCTCGCGATCATCCTGCTGCAGGCATCTGGCTACCTTCCAGACTTGCCTGACCACATCGAAGGCAACTTCGTCCTGATGGGTGAGCTTGGAATTCATGGCGAGGTGCGTCGCATCCCCGGCGCGCTTTCTCTCGCATGCCGTGCGAAGCCAGGGCAGTCGCTAATTGTCCCAGCTGGTAATGAAAAGGAATGTGCGCTCATCATGGCCAAACCGGGCCATGAGGGCTGTGGGGTGTTCGCGGTGTCGACAATCGACGAGGTGATTGATTTCTTTAAGGGCAAGCGATCTCTCGACAATGCGCTCAAAGAAAAAATTAGCTTCGAATCAGCGATTCCCCAATCCGTCGATTTTGGGAGAGTTAAAGGCCAAAAGGCTGCTCGTGAGGCTGCTGTGATATCGGCCGCCGGTGGACACAATTTGCTTCTAATCGGGCCGCCGGGCGAAGGCAAGTCGCTGATCGCCAGCGCGATCCCTGGCATACTCCCGCGATTGAACAACGAAGAGAAAGTTGAGCTAACGCGGATCTATTCGGCGTGCGGCAAACTGGCTCACGATGCTATGGCCGTGACGCGACGTCCGATGCGTCCTGTGCATCACTCTGCTTCTTTGCCGTCTTTGGTCGGCGGTGGGTCTGGCACTCCCAACCCCGGAGAAGTCACGCTTGCTCATCTCGGCGTGTTGTTCCTCGACGAAATCGCCGAGTTCTCTCGGCACACCTTAGAAGCGCTGCGTCAGCCGATCGAGCAGGGCTGGGTGACCATCTCGCGAGTGGGAGGAACGTTGCAGTTCCCCTGCCAGTTTACTTTGGTCGCAGCAATGAATCCTTGCCCATGCGGATTCTTCGGCAGCGATAAATGCGTTTGCAACGACGCGGCCATCGACAAGTATCAAAGCCGGATTAGTGGTCCGCTGTTAGATCGTATTGATCTTCAGGTGGAGTTAAAGGCGTTAACTACCGACGAGCGGTTTTCGCCGTCAGAGGATGGGGTATCGCCACGGCTGCGTGCAAAAGTCGAAAAAGCAAGAGAGCGGCAACTTAAGCGATTCGAGGGATCGTCGATACCATTCAACGCCGCAATCCCAGGCGGTCACGTTGCCGACTTCTGCAATTTCTCGCCCGCGGGTTTCGATCGATTCAAAGAAACAATTGATTCGAGAAGTCTGTCGACGCGGTCGATGGATCGCTTCGCAAAGGTGTCGCGTACAGTTGCTGACTTAGAGGATTCGGATCACGTTGAACCTTCGCATTTGGATACAGCCGCAAGGTTCGTCATTGGCGGAATGTTGCGAGATCGCTGCTGA
- a CDS encoding ferredoxin family protein yields the protein MTHVVCEPCFACKYTDCVVVCPVECFYEGEQILYIHPDECIDCEACVPECPVEAIFHEDNVPEEWKGFTELNAEMAPQCPGITEKKEPLAGN from the coding sequence ATGACCCACGTTGTGTGCGAGCCGTGCTTTGCTTGCAAGTACACCGACTGCGTGGTGGTATGCCCGGTCGAGTGTTTCTACGAGGGTGAGCAGATCCTGTACATCCACCCGGACGAATGCATCGATTGCGAAGCGTGCGTGCCGGAGTGTCCGGTTGAAGCCATCTTCCACGAAGATAACGTGCCGGAAGAGTGGAAGGGCTTTACGGAACTGAACGCCGAAATGGCGCCGCAGTGTCCAGGGATCACTGAAAAGAAAGAACCGCTCGCGGGGAACTAA
- the tyrS gene encoding tyrosine--tRNA ligase codes for MSFFADLQWRGLIHQTTDPALDAWLAEKPRTLYAGFDPTADSLHVGHLMGVMMLRRFQKAGHRPIAVIGGATGMIGDPSGKSAERNLLSKEQLQLNIDGMKRQMEQFIDFDESQPRALLVNNFDWTGPWSYLEFLRDIGKNFPVNVMLAKDSVKSRIGRGEESDPQAGMSYTEFSYMLLQAYDFVHLHDRHGCELQAGGSDQWGNITAGIDLARRMRGAQLRGFTWPLLTKSDGAKMGKTESGAVWLDPARTSPYAFYQYWFNVDDVDAANCLRLLTELSQAEIEALDASRAADPAKRESQRALAVELTRLVHGDAGLNAAKQATDIFFGAEIANLTDRELGQIFADVPSKELSAAALQGAGLPLIDALVEAGLAGSKGDARRTITQGGAYVNNRRVEGVDATLTPSSLASETVVVLRSGKKKYALLRFA; via the coding sequence ATGTCCTTCTTCGCAGATCTCCAGTGGCGCGGCCTGATCCACCAGACCACCGACCCCGCGCTCGACGCCTGGCTCGCTGAAAAGCCCCGTACGCTGTACGCCGGCTTCGACCCCACCGCCGACAGCCTCCACGTCGGCCATTTGATGGGCGTGATGATGCTCCGCCGCTTCCAGAAGGCGGGCCATCGGCCGATCGCCGTCATCGGCGGCGCCACGGGCATGATCGGCGATCCGAGCGGCAAGAGCGCCGAGCGCAATCTACTCAGCAAAGAACAGCTGCAGCTCAACATCGACGGCATGAAGCGCCAGATGGAGCAGTTCATCGACTTTGACGAAAGCCAGCCCCGCGCGCTGCTGGTGAATAATTTCGATTGGACTGGCCCCTGGAGCTACCTCGAGTTCCTCCGCGACATTGGCAAGAACTTCCCGGTCAACGTGATGCTCGCCAAGGATTCGGTGAAGAGCCGCATCGGCCGCGGCGAGGAGAGCGATCCGCAGGCCGGCATGAGCTACACCGAATTTAGCTACATGCTGCTGCAGGCGTACGACTTCGTCCACCTGCACGATCGCCACGGCTGCGAACTGCAGGCGGGCGGCAGCGACCAGTGGGGCAACATCACCGCCGGCATCGACCTCGCCCGGCGGATGCGCGGCGCCCAACTCCGCGGTTTCACCTGGCCGCTGCTCACGAAGAGCGACGGCGCCAAGATGGGCAAAACCGAGTCGGGCGCCGTCTGGCTCGACCCCGCGCGGACCAGCCCCTACGCCTTCTACCAATACTGGTTCAACGTCGACGACGTCGACGCGGCGAACTGCCTCCGCCTGCTTACCGAGTTATCGCAGGCAGAGATCGAAGCCCTCGACGCTTCGCGCGCGGCCGATCCTGCCAAACGCGAAAGCCAACGTGCGCTGGCCGTGGAACTCACGCGACTCGTCCACGGCGACGCCGGCCTGAACGCCGCCAAGCAAGCGACCGACATTTTCTTCGGCGCGGAGATCGCCAATCTCACCGACCGAGAACTCGGCCAGATTTTTGCCGACGTCCCGAGCAAGGAACTTTCGGCAGCTGCGCTGCAAGGCGCCGGCCTGCCGCTGATCGACGCCCTCGTCGAAGCGGGCCTCGCCGGCAGCAAGGGCGACGCCCGTCGGACGATCACGCAAGGGGGCGCCTACGTCAACAACCGCCGCGTTGAAGGCGTCGACGCGACGCTCACTCCGTCGAGCCTCGCCAGCGAAACGGTGGTGGTTCTCCGCAGCGGCAAGAAAAAATACGCGCTGCTCCGCTTCGCGTGA
- a CDS encoding GNAT family N-acetyltransferase — MIAAMPVEIWDVREFTPAQARAIGELVAQVWPKPHLTAADRAEQQLALGQQFRGKPGPAPRSLVVVEDDRVIAHAAMLPREIRTSQGDMTIGGLARVCTDGAMRGRGLGELIVRAAFGLVDSGEYPFALFQTNFKTCGFYEKLGCVRALNPFINSLGAEPKSSPFWDELVMRYPGGEHWPSGTIDLRGPGF, encoded by the coding sequence GTGATTGCCGCTATGCCCGTCGAGATTTGGGACGTGCGCGAGTTCACTCCTGCCCAGGCGCGGGCGATTGGGGAATTGGTCGCTCAGGTATGGCCCAAACCCCATCTCACCGCGGCCGATCGGGCGGAGCAACAGCTGGCGCTCGGGCAACAGTTCCGCGGCAAGCCTGGCCCAGCGCCGCGGTCGCTCGTGGTGGTGGAAGACGATCGCGTGATCGCCCATGCGGCGATGCTGCCGCGCGAGATCAGAACGTCGCAAGGCGACATGACGATCGGCGGATTGGCTCGCGTGTGCACCGACGGCGCGATGCGCGGCCGCGGCTTAGGCGAGCTGATCGTTCGCGCGGCGTTCGGATTGGTCGACTCCGGCGAGTATCCGTTCGCGCTCTTTCAAACTAACTTCAAGACGTGCGGCTTCTACGAGAAGCTCGGCTGCGTGCGGGCGCTCAATCCGTTCATCAACTCGCTCGGCGCTGAGCCTAAGTCGTCGCCGTTTTGGGATGAGCTGGTGATGAGATATCCCGGCGGCGAGCATTGGCCGAGCGGGACGATTGATTTGCGCGGGCCGGGGTTCTGA
- a CDS encoding HNH endonuclease: MSTADASGLNASVLILNRHYMAVHVVNVRRAFGLLVNALAEVIHIEDGAYTNHDFDSWREISELRATFKEREAHDDWIRSVNFDICVPRVLRLLHYDRLPKQQVRLNRRNIFARDANLCQYCGKKFPTSELSLDHVLPTCRGGGASWENLVCACVRCNVRKGGRTPQEAGMKLIQKPVRPKRSPMLTIKLGNPKYASWKNFLDSAYWTVDLK; this comes from the coding sequence ATGTCGACTGCTGATGCCAGCGGGCTCAATGCCAGCGTGCTCATCTTGAACCGGCATTACATGGCCGTTCACGTCGTCAACGTACGGCGTGCGTTCGGCCTGCTGGTCAACGCGTTGGCCGAAGTCATCCACATCGAGGATGGCGCCTACACGAATCATGATTTCGACTCCTGGCGCGAAATCAGCGAATTGCGGGCCACGTTTAAGGAACGCGAAGCCCACGACGATTGGATCCGCAGCGTCAACTTCGACATCTGCGTGCCGCGCGTCCTGCGGCTGCTCCACTACGATCGCCTGCCGAAGCAGCAAGTGCGGCTCAACCGCCGCAACATCTTCGCCCGCGACGCGAACCTCTGCCAATACTGCGGCAAGAAGTTTCCCACGAGCGAGCTGAGCCTCGACCACGTCCTGCCGACGTGCCGCGGCGGCGGCGCGAGCTGGGAGAACCTCGTCTGCGCGTGCGTCCGCTGCAACGTCCGTAAGGGAGGCCGCACGCCGCAAGAAGCCGGCATGAAGCTGATCCAAAAGCCGGTGCGCCCCAAGCGGAGCCCGATGCTAACGATCAAACTCGGCAACCCAAAATACGCCAGCTGGAAAAACTTTCTCGACAGCGCGTACTGGACAGTTGATCTGAAGTAA